From the Micromonospora sediminicola genome, one window contains:
- a CDS encoding DUF4188 domain-containing protein, translating into MRTRDFSRAPAQARAGAMFIGGTRYANPLVLLRLAPDWFRMVRDMRRMSGYCWHTVYWQFPLTLGTIAFFTDRDAMLRFARTRHHRRLMTWLTDGTRNATAGFIRLYTASPDGYSNGAWRAEDGAMGHIDTFTPLGAETTGPAVRR; encoded by the coding sequence GTGCGTACCCGTGACTTCTCCCGCGCCCCGGCGCAGGCCCGCGCCGGCGCGATGTTCATCGGCGGCACCCGCTACGCGAACCCGCTGGTGCTGCTGCGGCTGGCCCCCGACTGGTTCCGGATGGTTAGGGACATGCGCCGGATGTCCGGCTACTGCTGGCACACCGTCTACTGGCAGTTCCCGCTCACGCTCGGCACGATCGCGTTCTTCACCGACCGGGACGCGATGCTGCGCTTCGCCCGCACCCGCCACCACCGGCGGCTGATGACGTGGCTGACCGACGGCACCCGCAACGCGACCGCCGGGTTCATCCGGCTCTACACCGCCTCCCCGGACGGCTACTCCAACGGGGCGTGGCGGGCCGAGGACGGCGCGATGGGCCACATCGACACCTTCACGCCGCTGGGCGCGGAGACGACCGGGCCGGCGGTACGCCGGTGA
- a CDS encoding phenylacetate--CoA ligase family protein — MAETLHRPAVLRTVETPMPAVAALSLVARVVAALVRLVGRRPAGWRWLARHHHPLLDGLAEANARATCVRAARRVPAYRAFLRARPAGVRRRLRDFPETDKLGYVVAHAAAARCWRGRLPRQGVVVDESAGSSGRPFNWPRGERELRAVHRDIAGYTGLAFPMRRPFVINAYSMGAWATGTTTGAAMARIAVVKNTGPDLGKIVDTLREFGPDFDYLVTAYPPFLKHLRDRLDAEDFPWSRYRIFGSCGGEGMTEALRDYLEQRFVRVRSAYGASDLTIGIGAETRFTVWLRRRLRTDAALRAELLGPGEQRLPMVFQYNPFATWLETNERRELVCTVTGPHVLQPRLRYNVGDEALLVPYRRIVELAAADPVRRAEFRTAVAEERMTLPVLLLFGRADSTVSYLGANLYPQDVEYGLYTGNPHAAQISRFCLALHEDAALETRPVIHVELRRPLAAAQRAALADACRDGVRRHLASVSRDFAQSLVEDPAAGDLRVELHEADHGPFAGQQKLKNAYLVR; from the coding sequence ATGGCCGAGACGCTGCACCGACCCGCCGTCCTGCGTACCGTCGAGACGCCGATGCCCGCCGTGGCCGCGCTGTCGCTCGTGGCCCGGGTGGTCGCGGCGCTGGTCCGGCTCGTCGGCCGCCGTCCGGCGGGCTGGCGGTGGCTGGCCCGGCACCACCACCCGCTGCTCGACGGGCTCGCCGAGGCGAACGCGCGGGCGACCTGTGTGCGGGCGGCCCGGCGGGTGCCGGCCTACCGGGCGTTCCTGCGGGCCCGCCCGGCCGGCGTCCGCCGCCGGCTGCGGGATTTCCCGGAGACCGACAAGCTCGGGTACGTGGTGGCGCACGCCGCCGCCGCGCGGTGCTGGCGGGGGCGACTGCCGCGACAGGGGGTGGTGGTCGACGAGTCGGCCGGGTCGTCGGGGCGGCCGTTCAACTGGCCGCGCGGCGAGCGGGAGCTGCGGGCGGTGCACCGGGACATCGCCGGCTACACCGGGCTGGCGTTCCCGATGCGCCGACCGTTCGTGATCAACGCGTACTCGATGGGGGCCTGGGCGACCGGGACCACGACCGGCGCGGCGATGGCCCGGATCGCGGTGGTGAAGAACACCGGCCCGGACCTCGGGAAGATCGTCGACACGCTGCGGGAGTTCGGCCCGGACTTCGACTACCTGGTCACCGCGTACCCGCCGTTCCTCAAGCACCTGCGGGACCGGCTGGACGCCGAGGACTTCCCCTGGTCGCGGTACCGGATCTTCGGCAGCTGCGGCGGGGAGGGGATGACCGAGGCGCTGCGCGACTACCTGGAGCAGCGGTTCGTGCGGGTGCGCTCGGCGTACGGCGCGTCGGACCTGACCATCGGCATCGGCGCGGAGACCCGGTTCACGGTCTGGCTGCGACGGCGCCTGCGCACCGACGCCGCGCTGCGCGCGGAGTTGCTCGGCCCCGGGGAGCAGCGGCTGCCGATGGTGTTCCAGTACAACCCGTTCGCCACCTGGCTGGAGACCAACGAGCGGCGGGAGCTGGTCTGCACCGTGACCGGCCCGCACGTGCTCCAGCCCCGGCTGCGCTACAACGTGGGCGACGAGGCGCTGCTGGTGCCGTACCGGCGGATCGTCGAGCTGGCGGCGGCCGACCCGGTGCGCCGGGCCGAGTTCCGCACCGCGGTGGCCGAGGAACGGATGACGCTGCCGGTGCTGCTGCTGTTCGGCCGCGCCGACTCCACGGTGTCCTACCTGGGCGCGAACCTCTACCCGCAGGACGTCGAGTACGGCCTGTACACCGGCAACCCGCACGCCGCCCAGATCAGCCGGTTCTGCCTGGCGTTGCACGAGGACGCGGCGCTGGAGACCCGGCCGGTGATCCACGTCGAGCTGCGCCGCCCGCTGGCCGCCGCGCAGCGCGCCGCGCTCGCCGACGCGTGCCGCGACGGGGTACGCCGACACCTGGCCTCGGTGTCGCGGGACTTCGCCCAGTCCCTGGTGGAGGATCCGGCCGCCGGGGACCTGCGGGTGGAGTTGCACGAGGCGGACCACGGCCCGTTCGCCGGCCAGCAGAAGCTCAAGAACGCCTACCTGGTGAGGTGA
- a CDS encoding acyl-CoA dehydrogenase family protein: MTSSTEVLMTHVPGPVDPARLREVLDGPWAAVRDAHRTQLDERFLPVYGETGDEARARITRLLAELPTGMGMPSAFPAEYGGRSDIGGSIVASEMLAQVDLSLMVKAGVQWGLFGGAVMALGTERHHDAYLRDIVAARLLGCFAMTETGHGSDVQQLRTTCVYDPRTQTFDLHTPHEAARKDYIGNAARDGRMAVVFAQLVIEGRRHGVHAWLLPIRDERGRPLPGVTIEDAGPKAGLLGVDNGRLSFDHVRVPRDMLLDRYAQVAEDGTYSSPIENDSRRFFTMLGTLVRGRVSVGGAASAATRAALTIAIRYGDVRRQFGTPDADREVLLNDYLAHQRKLLPALATTYALHFAQNELVTTLTEVQGGGEPVDEHRQRELESRAADLKARQTWHATRTIQMCREACGGAGYLAENRLPGLKADTDVFTTFEGDNTVLLQLVAKGLLTGYRDEFGSLDGWGRASFVADQVREMVLERTAARSLIERLVGSVPGRDEEVAVTDRGWQLKLFEDRERHLLDGAVRRLRNGATTKKDRPFDIFNDVQDHVLAVAAAHVDRIALEAFVAGIERTADPAAQALLSRVCDLYVLGVIEADRGWFLEHGRLTPARSKAITAVVNGLLKELRPHMRTLVDGFGIPELWLHCAVLREEAGRQEVMAARDARSVSDAGDMGPRL, translated from the coding sequence ATGACGTCGTCTACCGAGGTGCTCATGACCCACGTGCCCGGCCCCGTCGACCCGGCCCGCCTCCGGGAGGTGCTGGACGGGCCGTGGGCGGCGGTCCGCGACGCGCACCGGACGCAGCTCGACGAGCGCTTCCTCCCGGTGTACGGGGAGACCGGCGACGAGGCACGCGCGCGGATCACCCGGTTGCTCGCCGAGCTGCCGACCGGGATGGGCATGCCGTCGGCCTTCCCCGCCGAGTACGGCGGCCGGTCCGACATCGGCGGCTCGATCGTGGCCAGCGAGATGCTGGCACAGGTCGACCTGTCGCTGATGGTCAAGGCGGGCGTGCAGTGGGGGCTGTTCGGCGGCGCGGTGATGGCCCTGGGCACCGAGCGGCACCACGACGCCTATCTGCGCGACATCGTCGCCGCCCGGCTGCTGGGCTGCTTCGCGATGACCGAGACCGGTCACGGCTCCGACGTCCAGCAACTGCGCACCACCTGCGTGTACGACCCGCGGACGCAGACCTTCGACCTGCACACCCCGCACGAGGCGGCCCGCAAGGACTACATCGGCAACGCGGCCCGGGACGGCCGGATGGCGGTGGTCTTCGCCCAACTGGTCATCGAGGGGCGGCGGCACGGCGTACACGCGTGGCTGCTGCCGATCCGCGATGAGCGGGGACGGCCGCTGCCCGGCGTGACCATCGAGGACGCCGGGCCCAAGGCCGGTCTGCTCGGCGTGGACAACGGGCGGCTCAGCTTCGACCACGTCCGGGTGCCGCGGGACATGCTGCTGGACCGGTACGCCCAGGTGGCCGAGGACGGCACCTACTCCAGCCCGATCGAGAACGACTCCCGGCGCTTCTTCACCATGCTCGGCACCCTGGTCCGGGGCCGGGTCAGCGTGGGCGGCGCCGCGTCCGCGGCCACCCGCGCGGCGTTGACCATCGCGATCCGCTACGGCGACGTGCGCCGTCAGTTCGGCACCCCCGACGCCGACCGTGAGGTGCTGCTCAACGACTACCTGGCCCACCAGCGCAAGCTGCTGCCCGCGCTGGCCACCACGTACGCCCTGCACTTCGCCCAGAACGAGCTGGTCACGACGCTCACCGAGGTGCAGGGCGGCGGCGAGCCGGTCGACGAGCACCGGCAGCGGGAGCTGGAGTCCCGGGCCGCCGACCTGAAGGCCCGACAGACCTGGCACGCCACCCGGACCATCCAGATGTGCCGCGAGGCGTGCGGCGGCGCGGGCTACCTGGCCGAGAACCGGCTGCCCGGACTCAAGGCCGACACCGACGTGTTCACCACGTTCGAGGGCGACAACACGGTGCTGCTGCAACTGGTGGCCAAGGGGTTGCTCACCGGCTACCGGGACGAGTTCGGCTCCCTGGACGGGTGGGGGCGGGCCTCCTTCGTCGCCGACCAGGTCCGCGAGATGGTGCTCGAACGCACCGCCGCCCGTTCGCTCATCGAGCGACTGGTCGGTTCCGTGCCCGGCCGGGACGAGGAAGTCGCCGTCACCGACCGCGGCTGGCAGCTCAAGCTCTTCGAGGACCGTGAGAGGCACCTGCTCGACGGCGCGGTGCGGCGCCTGCGCAACGGCGCGACGACGAAGAAGGACCGGCCCTTCGACATCTTCAACGACGTCCAGGACCACGTCCTCGCGGTCGCCGCGGCGCACGTCGACCGGATCGCCCTGGAGGCGTTCGTCGCCGGCATCGAACGCACCGCGGACCCGGCCGCGCAGGCGTTGCTCTCCCGCGTCTGCGACCTGTACGTGCTCGGCGTCATCGAGGCCGACAGGGGATGGTTCCTGGAGCACGGCCGCCTCACCCCCGCGCGCTCGAAGGCGATCACCGCGGTGGTGAACGGGCTGCTCAAGGAACTGCGGCCGCACATGCGCACGCTCGTGGACGGGTTCGGGATCCCGGAGCTGTGGTTGCACTGCGCCGTGCTGCGCGAGGAGGCCGGTCGGCAGGAGGTCATGGCGGCCCGGGACGCCCGGTCCGTGTCCGACGCCGGCGACATGGGCCCGCGGCTCTGA
- a CDS encoding DedA family protein, whose product MNPFHALTGLVGHYGYPGLALLVGAEGFGVPTPGQTAIVLGAGYATHGRLTVVGVAVTAFLAAVAGDSVGYLIGRYGGRRLILRHGRRVRLTPERYARMEAVMNRHGPKLVAAARFVDGLRQFNGLVAGATGMPWPRFVLWNAIGAAAWVGLWTTVGYTAGDHLRALVVELHRFQWYLLATAVVLTLAYVAWWLTRRSARDRRSS is encoded by the coding sequence GTGAACCCGTTCCACGCCCTCACCGGACTGGTCGGCCATTACGGCTATCCGGGACTCGCCCTCCTCGTCGGCGCGGAGGGCTTCGGCGTACCCACGCCAGGTCAGACCGCGATCGTCCTCGGCGCCGGATACGCGACGCACGGCCGGCTGACCGTCGTCGGGGTGGCGGTCACCGCGTTCCTGGCCGCGGTGGCCGGCGACAGCGTGGGCTACCTGATCGGTCGCTACGGCGGGCGTCGGTTGATCCTGCGCCACGGCCGCCGCGTGCGGCTCACCCCCGAGCGGTACGCGCGGATGGAGGCGGTAATGAACCGCCACGGCCCGAAACTCGTCGCGGCGGCTCGCTTCGTCGACGGCCTGCGGCAGTTCAACGGCCTCGTCGCCGGCGCCACCGGCATGCCCTGGCCCCGCTTCGTGCTCTGGAACGCGATCGGCGCCGCCGCCTGGGTCGGGCTGTGGACGACCGTCGGGTACACGGCCGGCGACCACCTGCGCGCCCTCGTCGTGGAGCTGCACCGGTTCCAGTGGTATCTGCTCGCCACCGCGGTCGTCCTCACGCTCGCGTACGTCGCGTGGTGGCTGACCCGCCGGTCGGCGCGCGACCGGCGATCGTCCTGA
- a CDS encoding CGNR zinc finger domain-containing protein has protein sequence MALVAAAALANTTTADDARPDDAALDRMAPLLDTGEGPVCGADDLRTLRGLRPRVRALWQTTEDGAACAVNDLLDEFDARPRLVNRGPWGYRLEVVPVDAPLATRFAISTSIAVADLLRRGEFRRLRSCARPTCHNVMVDLSKNRSRRYCEGRCGNRAAVSAYRSRLASGVADDRDPSRDLPRR, from the coding sequence GTGGCTCTGGTCGCCGCCGCGGCGCTGGCGAACACGACCACGGCGGACGACGCCCGACCCGACGACGCCGCGCTCGACCGGATGGCCCCTCTCCTGGACACCGGGGAGGGGCCGGTCTGCGGCGCGGACGACCTGCGGACACTGCGTGGCCTCCGCCCACGGGTGCGGGCACTCTGGCAGACGACCGAGGACGGCGCGGCGTGCGCGGTCAACGACCTGCTCGACGAATTCGACGCCCGGCCCCGGCTGGTGAACCGGGGCCCGTGGGGCTACCGCCTGGAGGTCGTCCCGGTGGACGCGCCGCTCGCGACCCGCTTCGCGATCAGCACCTCGATCGCCGTCGCCGACCTGCTCCGCCGGGGCGAGTTCCGGCGGCTCCGTTCGTGTGCCCGTCCCACGTGCCACAACGTCATGGTGGACCTGTCCAAGAACCGGTCCAGGAGATACTGCGAGGGCCGATGCGGCAACCGCGCCGCGGTCAGCGCCTACCGTTCCCGCCTGGCGTCGGGCGTGGCCGACGACCGGGACCCTTCTCGGGACCTGCCGCGCCGCTAG
- a CDS encoding alpha/beta hydrolase, whose product MTGTVTRPVAAAPPPFDPELAGPLAEILSELPMPLTADLVADRRRRSRAGRLTDAQIRRDGAFEIEERTVPGPAGAPDVPLLICRPANVPAPVPVVYHTHGGGMVAGSHRSTELAGELDRAQALGLAVVSVDYRLAPEHPDPAPVEDCYAGLRWLADHAGPLGLDPDRIVLSGNSAGGALAAGLALLSRDRGGPRPRGQLLQFPMLDDRCLSDSCRQLGRVGLWDGLSNRAGWTALLGARRGTASVSCYAAPARAADLSGLPPAYLEVGSVEALRDEGIAYASRIWQSGGQAELHVWSGAFHSFDEWVPAATVSRSAHQARVGWLTRVLG is encoded by the coding sequence ATGACCGGGACCGTGACCCGCCCGGTGGCCGCCGCCCCACCGCCGTTCGACCCCGAACTGGCCGGTCCGCTGGCGGAGATCCTGTCGGAGCTGCCGATGCCGCTGACCGCGGACCTCGTCGCCGACCGGCGGCGCCGGTCCCGCGCCGGCCGGCTGACCGACGCGCAGATCCGCCGCGACGGGGCGTTCGAGATCGAGGAGCGGACCGTTCCCGGCCCGGCCGGCGCTCCCGACGTCCCCCTGCTGATCTGTCGTCCGGCGAACGTCCCGGCGCCGGTTCCCGTGGTCTACCACACGCACGGCGGCGGGATGGTGGCCGGCAGCCACCGCAGCACGGAGCTGGCCGGGGAGCTCGACCGGGCGCAGGCGCTGGGCCTGGCCGTGGTCTCGGTCGACTACCGGCTGGCTCCCGAGCACCCGGATCCGGCCCCGGTGGAGGACTGTTACGCGGGGCTGCGGTGGCTCGCCGACCACGCCGGCCCGCTCGGTCTCGACCCGGACCGCATCGTGCTGAGCGGCAACAGCGCCGGTGGCGCGCTGGCGGCCGGGCTGGCGCTGCTCTCCCGGGACCGCGGTGGCCCGCGACCGCGGGGGCAGCTGTTGCAGTTCCCGATGCTGGACGACCGGTGCCTCTCGGACTCCTGCCGGCAGCTGGGCCGGGTCGGCCTGTGGGACGGGCTGTCCAACCGGGCGGGATGGACCGCGCTGCTCGGTGCGCGCCGGGGGACGGCCTCGGTGTCCTGCTACGCCGCCCCGGCCCGGGCCGCCGACCTGTCCGGCCTGCCGCCGGCATACCTCGAGGTGGGTTCGGTCGAGGCGCTGCGGGACGAGGGCATCGCGTACGCGAGCCGGATCTGGCAGTCCGGTGGGCAGGCGGAGTTGCACGTCTGGTCCGGCGCGTTCCACAGCTTCGACGAGTGGGTGCCCGCCGCCACCGTGTCCCGAAGTGCCCACCAGGCGCGCGTCGGCTGGCTGACGCGCGTGCTGGGCTGA
- a CDS encoding RidA family protein, with the protein MPAPRITHLSEPAGVQPSSGYTHVVVGRGRLAAIAGQMAFDAEGELVGAGDPEAQARQVFTNMGRCLAAAGGGFDDVVKLTWFVTDVAFLPTVLAVRDEFIDTARPPASTVVQVVALYRPDLLLEVDALAVLEEA; encoded by the coding sequence GTGCCAGCACCACGGATCACACACCTGAGCGAGCCGGCCGGCGTGCAGCCGAGTTCCGGCTACACCCACGTCGTCGTCGGGCGGGGCCGGCTCGCCGCGATCGCCGGGCAGATGGCGTTCGACGCCGAGGGGGAGCTGGTCGGGGCCGGCGACCCCGAGGCGCAGGCGCGGCAGGTCTTCACCAACATGGGCCGGTGCCTGGCCGCGGCCGGCGGCGGCTTCGACGACGTCGTCAAGCTCACCTGGTTCGTCACCGACGTCGCGTTCCTGCCGACCGTGCTGGCGGTCCGGGACGAGTTCATCGACACCGCCCGGCCGCCGGCCAGCACCGTGGTCCAGGTGGTCGCGCTCTACCGCCCCGACCTGTTGCTCGAGGTGGACGCCCTGGCCGTGCTGGAGGAGGCCTGA
- a CDS encoding cytochrome P450, with the protein MTISAVPATTFDPAGPHAPSLSRLTDPELYAEGDPHPLWAWMRAHAPVHRQHAGELPAFWSLTRYADIRAVYQDSTTFSSAQGVLLRPAVVGPDPGGGLTLALTDAPRHKQLRSLMAGWFNTRAVRALEGYVEAAVRRVLDDAAARETCDFATDIAGRLSLAVIAHILGVPEADHDRLYRWTDEAFAAHSSLVSHPDIVEYFLDLLYRRMEEPTGDLVSALLHGTVGGELLTEIEVVLNCENLIGATENGRLALIGGVQALLEHPGEWRRLARDRSLLPGAIEEIMRWTSSATHSVRTATRPSELHGRSIAAGDKVVLWLPSANRDEDMFTDPYRFDISRTPNRHIALAVGEHFCIGATLARAQMRVLFSELLDGAYAIELDGPGRRVASIAVNGPQSLPVRLRAR; encoded by the coding sequence ATGACCATCAGCGCCGTACCGGCCACCACCTTCGATCCGGCCGGGCCGCACGCGCCGTCGCTGTCCCGGCTCACCGACCCGGAGCTGTACGCCGAGGGCGACCCGCACCCGCTGTGGGCGTGGATGCGCGCCCACGCCCCGGTGCACCGGCAGCACGCGGGCGAGCTGCCGGCGTTCTGGTCCCTGACCAGGTACGCCGACATCCGCGCGGTCTACCAGGACAGCACCACGTTCAGCTCGGCGCAGGGGGTGCTGCTGCGGCCGGCCGTGGTCGGCCCCGACCCCGGCGGCGGTCTGACGCTCGCGCTCACCGACGCTCCCCGCCACAAGCAGTTGCGGTCGCTGATGGCCGGCTGGTTCAACACCCGCGCGGTACGCGCGCTGGAGGGCTACGTGGAGGCCGCTGTCCGCCGGGTCCTCGACGACGCGGCGGCACGCGAGACCTGCGACTTCGCCACCGACATCGCGGGCCGGCTGTCCCTGGCGGTGATCGCGCACATCCTCGGGGTGCCCGAGGCCGACCACGACCGGCTGTACCGGTGGACCGACGAGGCGTTCGCGGCCCACAGCTCGCTCGTCTCCCACCCCGACATCGTCGAGTACTTCCTGGACCTGCTGTACCGGCGGATGGAGGAACCGACCGGGGACCTGGTCAGCGCCCTGCTGCACGGCACCGTGGGCGGTGAGCTGCTCACCGAGATCGAGGTCGTGCTCAACTGCGAGAACCTCATCGGGGCCACCGAGAACGGCCGGCTCGCCCTCATCGGCGGCGTGCAGGCGCTCCTCGAACACCCGGGGGAGTGGCGTCGCCTGGCGCGGGACCGGAGCCTGCTGCCCGGCGCGATCGAGGAGATCATGCGGTGGACGTCGAGCGCCACCCACAGCGTGCGGACCGCCACCCGCCCCTCCGAGCTGCACGGTCGGTCCATCGCCGCCGGTGACAAGGTCGTGCTCTGGCTCCCCTCGGCCAACCGGGACGAGGACATGTTCACCGACCCGTACCGGTTCGACATCTCGCGGACCCCGAACCGGCACATCGCCCTCGCCGTCGGTGAGCACTTCTGCATCGGCGCCACGCTGGCCCGGGCCCAGATGCGGGTGCTCTTCTCCGAGCTGCTGGACGGGGCGTACGCGATCGAGCTGGACGGTCCGGGCCGCCGGGTCGCCTCGATCGCGGTGAACGGCCCGCAGAGCCTGCCGGTCCGGCTGCGCGCGCGCTGA